Proteins encoded in a region of the Pangasianodon hypophthalmus isolate fPanHyp1 chromosome 21, fPanHyp1.pri, whole genome shotgun sequence genome:
- the LOC128317160 gene encoding alpha-actinin-4-like, giving the protein MVDYHAANNPAQLSGQQSYMEQENDWDRDMLLDPAWEKQQRKTFTAWCNSHLRKAGTQIENIEEDFRDGLKLMLLLEVISGERLPKPERGKMRVHKINNVNKALDFIASKGVKLVSIGAEEIVDGNVKMTLGMIWTIILRFAIQDISVEETSAKEGLLLWCQRKTAPYKNVNVQNFHISWKDGLAFNALIHRHRPELINYDKLRKDDPVTNLNNAFEVAEKY; this is encoded by the exons atGGTAGATTATCACGCAGCGAATAATCCAGCGCAGCTCTCCGGGCAGCAGAGCTACATGGAGCAGGAGAACGACTGGGACCGAGACATGCTGCTCGACCCGGCCTGGGAGAAGCAGCAGAGGAAG ACGTTCACGGCGTGGTGTAACTCTCACCTGCGTAAAGCTGGTACTCAGATCGAGAACATCGAGGAGGACTTCAGAGACGGCCTGAAGCTCATGCTGCTGCTCGAGGTCATCTCAG GTGAGAGGTTACCCAAACCCGAGAGAGGGAAGATGAGAGTGCACAAGATCAACAACGTCAACAAAGCTCTCGACTTCATCGCCAGCAAAGGAGTCAAACTGGTGTCTATTGGAGCTgagg aaATTGTGGATGGAAATGTGAAGATGACCCTCGGTATGATCTGGACCATCATCCTCCGCTTCGCCATCCAGGACATCTCAGTGGAGG agaCCTCAGCTAAAGAGGGGTTGTTGTTGTGGTGTCAGAGGAAAACGGCTCCATACAAAAATGTCAACGTGCAGAACTTCCACATCAG cTGGAAGGATGGTTTGGCCTTTAATGCTCTGATCCACAGACACAGACCTGAACTGATCAACTACGACAAACTGCGCAAG gatgatCCTGTTACCAATCTGAACAATGCCTTTGAAGTGGCTGAGAAATAC